The Aricia agestis chromosome 22, ilAriAges1.1, whole genome shotgun sequence DNA segment tatcaataaaaaattctgctataacagaaaaattataattatgattCCTAAATTTCAATCTACTCAAATCAAATAATATGTgggtttatatttataacaataaaatattttatgcttaTCTAAGTAACACTATTGGAAGACACTGCAAAAATGTATCGTCAATTTTCAATTCATTACAATTTCGTTTATCAAACGTTAAATACTTAAAGGACGGACTACAGGTTTTGACATTTGAAGTACAAACTGCTTCAccaatgtttaaataaaaagaaaaaaacaataacgCCATCTTTCCTCAACATTGAATTAACGATTGATGAACTATTTAGACGACTTTGTAACATATTTTGAAGATTTTAACTTCTGTCGCCTTCTGCGCATtgctttgtaaaataattaatctttACACCTACTTTTGTgacaaaatcttaaataatttctCACAACCGTATATacgattttaaatattaatttataaggcacataattttatttcagataTATAAATAACACCAATGTGAACTGGCACAAAAAATCTCATATTTGTAGAAGGTTTGCTTACGTACtaataaaatttgtataatTACAAAACTATCGATTAAAATAAACGAAAAAGGACTTTATTAAAGTAcggtacaaatattttatagtacttATTTACTTACGTCCAACAagacttctttaaaaagtttacagaatgtaaaattttcaaccaaaaaaaaaagaagaacataatatttttatacaaaagcatattattattgttttttgacatacattttaaatttggaacggATTTTATGACAATCTGCCACCGCTTGGGCTTCTTGAACTAGATTTTATGGAGGTGACTGAAATATTTCCAGAGCTGCTGCTCAAGTTCGGTGGTGGTGAGCGGGGCAGAGAAAAGTTTTTCTCCGTCAAATTCTCCTGACTATATGACTTTTGGCTACCAAAAACGGGTATTTTAGACGAAACGAAATTGAATTGTTGCTTTTTTTCTGACATTTTAACGGGAATGTTGCTCGGTTTCGCTAAAATTACCGGTTTTGCGTGTGGCGTGTTTTCAGCTGATCTGAGTTGCATTTGGTCGAGTTGGGAGAGGCGTCTGTTTTCCAAATCCGTGCTTGTGACGATTGGCTCTTTGGGTGATTCGTAGGTGGCGGTCCGGAATTTTATATGGCTGTTTCTCGGTAGGTCGAAGTCTGAGTGTCGTTTCTTTGGTTCGTTTTTCGTTCGTTTCTTCATCTCTGCTAGTTGTCTCCCCGAATGGTATTTTTCGTTTGTTATAAAATCGTTTAGCATTTCTATGTCTAGTTCGTATGTTAGGAGAGGTTCTTCGATTGTCTTTACTGCCGGTGGCTGTCTCTGTCGACTTGATATTTTATCTTTGCTGACTTCAGTACTTTTTAATTCAGATCGTGGAGTAGTCACTTGTATTTCTGTTATGTGATCATTCTCATTTTCTACCTCTTTCGATTCCACTGTACAATACTTTTGGGACTCAGAAACTAAAGAGGGGTTGATGGAATATTTAGTTTTTGTAACTTCTACGGTGTCATCTGTAACAGTTTTCTTGTCTTCCAAATCCTGTAATATTCTGATGCCCATTCTGGATAGTTCTTCCTGCGATTTCTGTGCCATAAAACTGGGATCGTTCTGTAACTTCATCATCAAAGCTTTAGCCTGTTCCTCATTCATTTCTGACGTGTTAAGTATGATCGTTTCTGTTCTCGTGAAAGCTGGTTCCGTGGAAGTAAAATGCATGTTTGGGTTTTGTCTTTTTATCTCCTCAAATATTTTCGAGTCTATATCTTTCACGTTGCCTTCCTCAAGCTCCATTTCATTCACTTCCCCTCCTCTCATTATACCAAAAGTCATTTGTTCAATTTGCAAAGGCACTTCTGTTTTAGTCGTGATGTATCGTGTAGAAACCTTTTCTACGTTCTGTGTAATAACTTTgttaccaaattcatcttcagTGACATTAACTGTAACGGTTTTTTGTGCAGGTTCTTGTTTCATCGTAAGCGAAACGTTTGCCGGCTCCATGTACAGCGTTCTCGTTTCTTTATCTTCACGGATTTTTGTACCTTCTACTAAATCTGGGATACGCCGAAGATTTGTTTCACCGATTTCTATGGATTTAGTATATTTCTGTCGGACTTCGGGCATTGAAACTTTTTCGTTTGTTGATATGGTGACTATGTTTCTACTTTGTACTTCTTCATCCTCTTTTGTTTCTGGCCAACTTGATTGTGCTTCTTCTTGTGTTTTCTTCTCTACACGCATGCTATTATTGGCAGACCCGACTCTTATATTGCTAACGAAGTCATCGTAATCCCGTGTAATGTTCTCTTGtttgtattttatgattttactTGTGTCTGGTGATTTCTCATCAACATTTACAACATCCGGTTGATGTCTATTTGACTTGAAGGAATCAGTCATCCCAGATGTTGATTCTTTACTTGCTTCTTCAGGTTTCTGATTATTTTGATCTAGATGCACATTAAAAATGGGATTTTTAGCTAGCAATTTCTTCATCATTTCAGATTTTGGCCTTTCTAAACTATTAACATACGAACTTCTGGAAACTTTCATATCATCCGGTATGTTAGTATCATAAGACATAGACACTTTTTCTTCATGTTTAACGGGCGATGTTTTAATTTCAGTGGATTGACTGTCTTGAGAAGTTTCAAGTGAACTCATGTTGCTACCGTCAGAGGTAGATTTAGCAAATTCAGTGACTAATTTCAAGTGAACTTTCAAATTCTCATCCATTATTCGACGTGCTAAATGATCAGAAGATTCCTGAGATTCTTTGTTCTCCGATAAATCTGCGATTGTTTGTGGTTTATAGATTTCTTGCGATCCATGTCTTTCCGATTCTATTGAGCTGCTTGAACCCTTTACAATAGCATCTTCCAAAGTACCGAATTCTGATCCCTTCTTTAGACGGTTTCTCTGGAATGTACTGAGTCCTTCCATAGCAGAAGCTTTAGCAATGTTCAAACTTAATCTAGGTTCTTTTTGTTTGATAACTACTCCCTTTTCCGAATCGATGGATTCTGGTAGTACATCTTCTGTGCCGGAATCGAAGAAGGTTGACTCGACAACTGACATAGCTTTTCTTTTCTTAGGTGACAATGTGCTTTCTTGAATTTCATCATCGGCAGATATATCTAGACTTTGTGCCCTTTCTAAGGTGCCTGTTGAGGGCTTGCTTGATTTCTTTCTAATTTCAAACTTAGAAAGATCACCTAAGGAGGTAGCTTTACGCTCATGTTCATCGACAATTGAAGTGTTTTCTGATTCTGAATTTGTAGTGTCATTTAATGGTGAACTGTGGATGGTTATATCACTATTATTCAGTTCAATCGCAGTGGACCCTTTATCACTTTTTTCGCTGTTATTCAGGGAGACAACGGAATGCACATCTTGATTTGACGATAAATTCGATTTGGAATCCGCAAAGAAGTTATTAAGGGAATCGCTTTCTCTCTTAAATGGTTTGGACACAATATCATCGATGTCGTCCTGAGTGAAATTCATTGTTTCTTCAACACgaggctttattttattaactttaggAGTGGATGTGTATGAGGTAACTGCAGACTTAGTAGTAACCgatgtattatgtaaaatacTCGAATGTTCTTTCTCGTTACTCAAAAAGTCTGAAgtatttttcaattgttcaatGATGCTATCATCACTCTTATTCTTCTCGAGTTCTCCGGGTGGAGAAGGAGCTTTTCCTTTAGACTTTTTGGAGGGTTTAGGCGGTTCCTCTTTTTTAATCTCAATTTTCTCTTGTACTAATTCCGTTGAACTCTTTCTGTTGCTCCTAGCCGCTTTAGCCGCGTCAAACATGTGTTGAGGTAGCTCCTGCGGTATTCCGTTCTCATCCCTTTTGATGCCACTAGAATTTAAATCGGTGCGGGCGAACGATGACATTGTAGACGATTCGGAGATTTTGGATGACTCATGGCTGATATTCGCTTCTGCTTCGTTCGTCTTCGTTCTAGCGTTTGGTATGGGTGGTGCTAGTTTTTCTCTTCTTTTAGCCACTACTGGTTTCTTCTGTTCAATTTCGTTTTCATGTTGTATTTGTGCTACTGGAGGCAACGGGGCTTTCTTCGGTTCTGGCTTATCTATCTTATCGATCTCATCTGTGCTTACTTTTTCTGGTGTGATGTTACCATTCTCTACCTTCTGTTTTAGAACGCCGTCATCAGGAACGTTGGGTGGCAAAACTCTTATTCCGAATTTCATTCCTCGTTTTGGATCATACTCTCTCTTTTGCACTTCCGTATGCTCTATATGTGTTATGCCATTCTCTGGTTGTATGATTTGGATTTCGCTGCCCATGGAATGTCTTTCCTTTTTGTCTGGCTTTTGTGTGATACCCGTTACATCAGAATGTCTGTTCTTCATCATTTTCAAATTCTTTTCGTTCTCTCTCTCTAATGTCGACGGTGGATCTTTTCTCTCTTTCTTGTTTCTTTCCAACGTTGTGGTGGTTATGATCTTTTCGCTGATGATTTTCTTGATTCCTGTCTTGCCGTGCTTCGTTTCTAATGTTGAGTTGTTTGAGTGTGAGGTGTTGGGAGATTTTGGTGGGTGCAGTAACTTCCCTTCCTTTTCcagctgaaacaaaaaatatatgattaacaataataataaatgtaatttaatatgaAAGCGACATGTGGATCAGCTGGTTCGAAATTGCCACATTTGCAGTACATGTTTCATACATCCTATAAGAAATTTTATGAACTGTGAATCTTATAGTAATCTACTTTATGGTTACAATTTTATAGATTGtgcgtttaaaatattttaatttgtaggtaGATTTGGGTATTTATCCGTGCGTCATGTATGtttctttaaatattgttcGCAGTAATTCTTATGACTATTATTTCAGGCattttaatttctaaagtatgCTTATATGACTTTCATTACAAACAATAGCACATTCCTTAACGTAGGCGACGCTTATGACAAATACTAACATCCTATATAAACACCAATGTTATTCAATAAACAACCTTGCTGTGTTGACATGAGATTCAAAATATTTTGCTTTCACAATGCAACATTAGTGTTATTACAAAATGAATCTTACTCCATTCATGCACGGTCCAAAATACTTTGGTGATGTGTTACCGTTATAATAAGAcactaatttcatttaattacgcTTGTATGAAGTCTCATATTATAATGGTTGTATTGTATGGGATGGTATGTAATTCTTTTATAACTCATTgttttcatcataataatagTTTGTGAGTTCGCaatgtgatataatattattaaataaaattatataagcaAGGGCATTATGTCGAATAACACTTTACTTAGTTAATAACATACTATGTTTTACTATAGTCTATATGCCTAACGTGACCATACGTCCCGCTAAGTTCTAAGTTCTCTCGTCAACCGTTCAAACATTAACCAACTCACCGTGCTAACATCGCCGGTGCTGCCCGCCTTCATCAAAGGGTGTTTCACCCCCCAGCCCTCGCCGCTGACCCTCCCGCCCCCCACCACCTCCAACTCCACCGGGTAGGGGGAGGCGAGAGAGAGAATGGAGACGGCGTCCTCTAGCGGCGTGCCGGAGAACTCTATCTTGATGGACTTGATCTTGTCGCCTGGAAAGAaagttgttttaattttatttagaggATTTTCTTGGCTGTATGTGATtttaaatactttcagaacagaatataatatcttaGTAGTACCATCTTTCAGGCAGTATGTAGTAATGTAGTATGTACCATCTCAATAGAGattactatgaaagtagcaccgcatatattatcttaatggctgaaatagcatttttttaacttttgtgtgGGCAAACTCATGATGCTGGGGCGCTagcctatacaaatcacaaaagctctttagcgctgctactttctacTCTACATgttaccctaaagtattatcacttaataattttgttacatcATTAACTACAGGGGGCCGACAGATTTGATACATGGGGCAACGCTGCACCcatagaaataaatcaagatagaacagctaagcgggtggagtacgcgtgtttcaatcttgcacaagtgagcaagattcattgaacgttcattcagtcagcgcgcacgtctcgacttgattacaccagagcggttgtgcaaaaatgtctcattgcgcagtgtctaattgtaaaaatagaagtacgaaagtgaatcgatcaaaaggaggtatttctttccacgggtaagttatttgttctaactaaaagcaaagcaaaaattggcacgagcgattccttagcaacgcacgcgcgtcgccgttctatcttgatttatttctatgGCTGCACCGCTTTGCCGGTCAGgttgggggtgttaggttttttagTTACGGAATTTTATTCAGTCGACGCGCTCAAAGCCCACGATAAAAGCTATAAAAATTTCACATAGCTCTGAAGAGAGAgccatacatagtacataccagGCTGTACATCAGCGGCGGCGGCTGGACCGTTTCTGAGCACGCTCTGCACGCGCACGCCGTCCCGGGCTCCGCCCCCGCACGTCAGCCCGAGGCCTGTGAAGTCCCGCGCCCATAGCTTCACGCGGCGGACTTGGGCTCGCTGGAAATTAGAAAATGGGGGATgtttaaaaaactataaataaaaaatattacattttattttgtaatatgcaCGTAATGCGCTTTCATTTGAGACCCCACTCGAGTATATTTCCAGATATTCGGTAATTCTTGcccacttttttttatgaaataagggggcaaacgagcaaacgggtcacctggtggaaagcaacttccgtcgcccatggacactcgcagcatcagaaagctgcaggtgcgttgccggccttttaagaggaaatagggtaatagggaacggtagggaagggaagggaatagggtagggtattgggcctccggtaaactcactcactcagcgaaacacagcgcaagcgctgtttcacgctggttttctgtgagaacgtggtatttctccggtagagccggcccattcgtgccgaagcatggctctcccacgtaaaaacttTCACCCCCCACAACTTTTAAACGACTCAACCGATTTTCATCAAACACGTAGACTAAGAACACTCGCACGTAATCCACctaaaagacgggttgcactccgggagtgccggcagaggtgaaaacttgattattaacgttgtgcattatttttttaacccattttttatgaaaatcgatttttaaaaaatccatttttttaattaatcgaaacccttacaatcgattaaatttttaacccattttttatgaaaattgttttttttaattaatcgaaacccttacaatcgattaaaaaatatcgacaatcgaaaaaataacaatcgattgttcgattaatcgattacgatgttacaacactactctccaaccatcttacggtttttcgatcagcacgagaatctgacgcgagtttcacagtttttacccatcccacaaaagtgctcaacaccgctaaagaagttttcacttcaaaaactaAATTGAAATTGGTTTATCCGTTCGGGAGCtatgatgccacagacagacacacagacacgtcaaactaatAACATCCCTCTTTTTGCGTCAGgggttaaaaacataaaaaagaaaaatacatcCAAAATAGCTAACGATTACTTACCTAAGCATtgctcaatttataaaaataatttaataacgaGGTTTCGTCAACCAATCATAATAACCTAAATTATTCACATTCCTGAACCAGCTCTACTATCTAtggcagctatactcaacctgcggcccgccggcACCTTATCAGCGGCACGCGTTACGCGTGAAGTTacaccattttgaaattcacgcccaccggcaaaatacaAAAGGTAAAGTCCAAAGTCGTCGCGAAAGTCGTGAAATTGTTTTCGCTTGTAAATCGCTAATTTTAaggatcgtttttttttaaacctacAAAATTTTGGTCGTGGCctcgacaccaagaccaaaacgtgttcgtggcccgtataaaaaaggttgagcaTCACTGATCTATGGTATTTCCTTGACTTGATGTTAGATAACTAGAtgcacaattataattatttactagTTGAAGAAACTTAGTTGCGTAGTAATTAGTTTTTCGCCTTTATATTTTGCCGCATTATAAACTATCCTATTATCCTTTACGTATacgtataacaaaaataagtgataatactttagggtgtgtacgtgttccttgtagagagttcactgtgaaaggagcagcgctgaaagaccaaaaaatttgttcacttttgtatgggcaagggcccgagcgccacgagtttccccatacaaaatatatatatatatatatatatatatatatatatatatatatatatatatatatatatatatatatatatatatatatatatatatatatatatatatatggaatctcggaatcggctccaacgattttcatgaaatttagtatatagggggtttcgggggcgataaatcgatctagctaggaatcattttcagaaaatgtctttttattcgtgttttatcgataatcgataaactgaaaaatatggctcttcctgacatctattggcgaataataatactattttgttggcaactaattgtttcaaagaccagtagatggcgttatgaagtaacacgaagtcaatgagtgtttgctataccgagcaaagctccgtcatccaggtactaatattataaaggcttaAGTTTGAATGTATGGATGTATCATGGATGTGTGGatatatggatgtgtggatatatggatgtacaattattattgtgcaATGTACATGTCTCATTTAATCTGATTCAATATGTGGATTTACCATtatttgttgtttatatttaagtatttttgtaatttttgtgcacaattataaagtatatttgtttgtttgtttgtttgtatgtttgttactctttcacgcaaaaactactgaatggattttaatgaaactttacaataatattatagcttatacatcagaacaacacataggctacaattttaaccgacttgcaAGATGGGGGAGGtgtttaaaaatcgatttagcggttTATGGAATAAGTaactttcatatttaaaaaaatctttattcaaaataattgtaaaaaatctaGGAAACATATcataatacaaattacaatatgaTAAGAAagtgtttatctgtctgtctgcccgtgTTCACGCTTTAAACACTTTACCCATTTTTATGggtacttatataataactCAGTGAGTTATACTTACGTTATACAGTATACTATGTACTAGGTGGCTCGAGGAGAGACGTaacatagtttttatcccggaaaatgtatggttcccgttACAAACATTATCCAGGGCCCAACTTTAATAATTCAAATGTCTCAGATCTCAGGCTGTCTCACTCAGCACAGATGACAGAATGATTATGATAAATTGCGGTAGTAGTTCGATTTACCACAATTGGACCCAGCCTCATTTATTTTCAAGGATCCCACAAAAACTTCTAATCTATCCTATCGGGGTTTACCTTTACATCATCATGTCATGACATCATCCATGCATCAGCATATCCGTGAGGATTATAACTCATATCCAGATAATGGGCTTAACGGCCTCTCTTCACGATAACCATGATTACcatcttaaataatattatattgatcattgatcataatataataaaaatctgagagcgtccgtggcctaatgggcagaccttcggttcgcactcctagagagtgcaggttcgaacccgggtggaggcgtgtacctatgagacattttctgatctcaagtacataatacggacgctcgtacggtgaaggaaaacatcgtgaggaaacccgcacatagttggtcccagacgtattgactagttctttcctctggactaggccgactatgatgcgagaatgccgtatgcgcttgggcaaccatacggacatttaaaaaatcttgtcccaggcactacaatatttgaggagtggttacttcgctctgaaaaatactgtataaatcatccacaacggatgtaaaggcctagttgaataaaaatcttaaatatttaagacTTCCTTACGCCAAAACttgttaaaaaacaaaaaatcggccaattgcgagtcgtacttgcgcacgaaggtttccgtaacggtatagagcaaaaataagtaaaaaatgtgtttttttgtatgggaaggatcttaatttttttttacttttattaatctgactgaaaagacattttgtttccaacacttcattttgcgcagagtaggtaacaggtttttaattcccattttccaagaaaattgacgtttattttatcttctaggggGGCTGCTtccccctgcccctacctggatACGCCCATGCACTAtgcagacaacgaagtcttgaTAATGGGGTCTAGTTTTTACACTTtaggtacggaactctaaaaacgtaaattttcaaattgttagtcaCCTTGTTGTCGTCGAGTCGGGAGCGTCACTTAACGCGCCTACGGTTTTTGtgaacaccctgtataatttgaAACGGTCCAGCTCTATTGCAACACCATAGACCGAGGTAGTAATAGATACGACCGAAAAAGCTGCATTTCTGACGTAGTGGTTGCAAATAGGGAATATTAGGCAAAGGTTGgcgcagagggcgctactaacccatacagtaaataatccgacatgttgcatacgttatatcagaatattgacagaaacgttatcaaacgtcaaataaatatttttgcttACATTGGAGTATTATTTCCTACCAattacgttgcgccaaaattcgttcatcgtgCGGTAGCTGTatatttttccggtataaaaagtatcctatatcgtTTCCCAGgattcaaaatatctccataccaaacagcaaaatcggttcagcggtttgggcgtgaagaggtaacagacagaaaaaaTATGATGGATGTTAGCTGTCTGATCTATCGTGTGACGTTTCCAATAtgacagacaaagacaagcTGACTAGAttaagcaatataatattatttgttaattCAAAATCAAACCGCTTACGATCTGGGAGTTGGGACCTGTGATCGCTGCGCAACCATTGCACCCACTATAACGACCAACCGTTAGTAAGATAACGCCCGCCATATCTAGACCTCTCGTCGTCTATAGTCGGCAGCTATTTTCTAATATCATGTCAATTTGTCTGGGTGCGGAATGCGGCATTCGTTACAGGCTACCTGCGCTTATACTAGTTATGATTTATAACTGAcgctatattatactagatgttgTCCGGAATTCCGGAAAATCGCTCGGaatatttttttcgggatagTATAGTAAAGTATGTTATGTTTTTCtctaaattttcataaatatcgatTGAGgcatgaagagataacagaaGGGCagacaacgtttgccgggacagctagtatttaatataacATACCTGTAAATACGAGTCATCCCTGCTTTTCTCGGGTTTCGTGAATTCTGCCGCTAGCGCATGCGTTTTGCCGCTGAGTGGCAATGTCGGTGCTTCGTTCTGCCACTTCTCTTCTTGTCTGAACCCGGGGTTGTCGAAAGCGAACTCATCTTTGACGGACTCTGGATCCGTGGCAAATACTAGATGCTTTcctgtgaaaaaaaataaacgtcaaaAATATTGTCTATGGACTATGCCTTAACTTTTTTCTAGAAACTTATGCCACTCCAATAGCTTAATTACATTATGCAAAGAATTGCAGCAAAACACTTCATAATAGTGCATAACTTAATAAAAACGTTATTAATGACATTATTAGTAACAATGGCTAGAGAAAGTAACCCACTTACTGCAAATTAGTCTTTTGAAAGTAAAAGTCTAAGATTAACTAGCAATAAAACAAGTAGTTACTTAAATTGTGGCTTTGGCTATTACTCGATATATCTATAAGTAAGTAGATTATTTGTTGCGGAATTCCAGAGTTACGGGAAAATATGTGAATTTCCCGAAACTCCGGAATTTGGCCACGTGTAGACCAGGCTTTATAGCTActagttttataatttgtggcatatatttt contains these protein-coding regions:
- the LOC121737936 gene encoding uncharacterized protein LOC121737936, with translation MSVILKLFLVTIISPSVFGQAQEDCYGAGSVAGAAIGAFIAALLLVAAAYYFRKLYWKSRKGKHLVFATDPESVKDEFAFDNPGFRQEEKWQNEAPTLPLSGKTHALAAEFTKPEKSRDDSYLQRAQVRRVKLWARDFTGLGLTCGGGARDGVRVQSVLRNGPAAAADVQPGDKIKSIKIEFSGTPLEDAVSILSLASPYPVELEVVGGGRVSGEGWGVKHPLMKAGSTGDVSTLEKEGKLLHPPKSPNTSHSNNSTLETKHGKTGIKKIISEKIITTTTLERNKKERKDPPSTLERENEKNLKMMKNRHSDVTGITQKPDKKERHSMGSEIQIIQPENGITHIEHTEVQKREYDPKRGMKFGIRVLPPNVPDDGVLKQKVENGNITPEKVSTDEIDKIDKPEPKKAPLPPVAQIQHENEIEQKKPVVAKRREKLAPPIPNARTKTNEAEANISHESSKISESSTMSSFARTDLNSSGIKRDENGIPQELPQHMFDAAKAARSNRKSSTELVQEKIEIKKEEPPKPSKKSKGKAPSPPGELEKNKSDDSIIEQLKNTSDFLSNEKEHSSILHNTSVTTKSAVTSYTSTPKVNKIKPRVEETMNFTQDDIDDIVSKPFKRESDSLNNFFADSKSNLSSNQDVHSVVSLNNSEKSDKGSTAIELNNSDITIHSSPLNDTTNSESENTSIVDEHERKATSLGDLSKFEIRKKSSKPSTGTLERAQSLDISADDEIQESTLSPKKRKAMSVVESTFFDSGTEDVLPESIDSEKGVVIKQKEPRLSLNIAKASAMEGLSTFQRNRLKKGSEFGTLEDAIVKGSSSSIESERHGSQEIYKPQTIADLSENKESQESSDHLARRIMDENLKVHLKLVTEFAKSTSDGSNMSSLETSQDSQSTEIKTSPVKHEEKVSMSYDTNIPDDMKVSRSSYVNSLERPKSEMMKKLLAKNPIFNVHLDQNNQKPEEASKESTSGMTDSFKSNRHQPDVVNVDEKSPDTSKIIKYKQENITRDYDDFVSNIRVGSANNSMRVEKKTQEEAQSSWPETKEDEEVQSRNIVTISTNEKVSMPEVRQKYTKSIEIGETNLRRIPDLVEGTKIREDKETRTLYMEPANVSLTMKQEPAQKTVTVNVTEDEFGNKVITQNVEKVSTRYITTKTEVPLQIEQMTFGIMRGGEVNEMELEEGNVKDIDSKIFEEIKRQNPNMHFTSTEPAFTRTETIILNTSEMNEEQAKALMMKLQNDPSFMAQKSQEELSRMGIRILQDLEDKKTVTDDTVEVTKTKYSINPSLVSESQKYCTVESKEVENENDHITEIQVTTPRSELKSTEVSKDKISSRQRQPPAVKTIEEPLLTYELDIEMLNDFITNEKYHSGRQLAEMKKRTKNEPKKRHSDFDLPRNSHIKFRTATYESPKEPIVTSTDLENRRLSQLDQMQLRSAENTPHAKPVILAKPSNIPVKMSEKKQQFNFVSSKIPVFGSQKSYSQENLTEKNFSLPRSPPPNLSSSSGNISVTSIKSSSRSPSGGRLS